The following coding sequences lie in one Halorussus vallis genomic window:
- a CDS encoding XdhC family protein: MAIPVDGESLGAVTAGCLEGPVADIGREVVESDAPTVETFDLTDDGDDAWGLGLGCNGVIDVLVEPLDGSLRAPLDHLDDVRPVAVLTAVCETESVPVGARATLTVDDEEDENDAAGGDRAWSPPAGTGAADARPALPADVVASLRERALEFAAAGKSQTVRVETEDGDLSVFVDGLEPVAELLLFGNQNDVHPVARLGREAGFRVTVASARGGRADADAFPHADRVVATHPTDIDEVLEDPERTYAVLMSHNFLDDRLALQTLLETDVPYVGLMGPRKRFEQLRDDLNDDGVALSEADLARIATPVGLDLGGGEPGQIALSVVAEAVAVSNGRDGGRLADRKGPIHPRDESA; this comes from the coding sequence ATGGCGATTCCGGTCGACGGCGAGAGCCTCGGTGCCGTCACCGCCGGTTGTCTCGAAGGTCCCGTCGCCGATATCGGCCGAGAGGTCGTCGAGTCGGACGCGCCGACCGTCGAGACGTTCGACCTCACCGACGACGGCGACGACGCCTGGGGACTTGGTCTGGGGTGCAACGGCGTCATCGACGTCCTGGTCGAACCACTCGACGGGAGCCTCCGCGCGCCCCTCGACCACCTGGACGACGTCCGCCCGGTCGCGGTGCTCACGGCCGTCTGCGAGACGGAGTCGGTGCCCGTCGGCGCCCGCGCGACGCTCACGGTCGACGACGAGGAAGACGAGAACGACGCGGCGGGCGGCGACCGCGCATGGTCGCCGCCCGCCGGGACCGGAGCGGCCGACGCCCGTCCGGCGCTCCCGGCCGACGTCGTCGCGTCGCTCCGCGAGCGAGCGCTTGAGTTCGCCGCGGCGGGCAAGTCGCAGACGGTGCGCGTCGAAACCGAGGACGGCGACCTCTCGGTGTTCGTCGACGGCCTCGAACCGGTCGCCGAACTACTGCTGTTCGGCAACCAGAACGACGTCCACCCCGTGGCGCGCCTGGGACGCGAGGCGGGGTTCCGCGTCACCGTCGCGTCGGCCCGCGGCGGGCGGGCCGACGCCGACGCGTTCCCCCACGCCGACCGCGTCGTTGCGACCCACCCGACCGACATCGACGAGGTCCTCGAGGACCCCGAGCGCACCTACGCCGTCCTGATGTCGCACAACTTCCTCGACGACCGCCTCGCGCTCCAGACCCTCCTCGAAACTGACGTGCCGTACGTCGGATTGATGGGTCCGAGAAAGCGCTTCGAGCAACTCCGCGACGACCTGAACGACGACGGCGTCGCGCTCTCGGAGGCCGACCTCGCCCGCATCGCGACGCCCGTCGGCCTCGACCTCGGCGGGGGCGAACCCGGCCAGATCGCGCTGAGCGTCGTCGCCGAGGCGGTGGCCGTCTCGAACGGCCGCGACGGCGGTCGACTCGCCGACCGAAAGGGGCCGATACACCCGCGCGACGAGTCGGCGTAG
- a CDS encoding (2Fe-2S)-binding protein has translation MSTDDTSVPADRPTEEITVTVNGETVTTEVEPRHKLSDFLREHLGLRGVRVGCEHGVCGACTVLMDGDAVKSCLSYAVQADGAELETVEGLADDGSLHPIQQSFHEEHALQCGFCTSGFVMATKELLNENPDPDDEEIREGLADNICRCTGYQNIYEAVNRAADRMEDE, from the coding sequence ATGAGCACCGATGACACATCGGTCCCCGCCGACCGTCCGACGGAGGAGATCACGGTCACCGTCAACGGCGAAACGGTCACCACGGAGGTCGAACCCCGCCACAAGCTCTCTGATTTCCTGCGCGAGCACCTGGGCCTTCGCGGGGTCCGGGTCGGCTGCGAACACGGCGTCTGCGGCGCGTGCACCGTACTGATGGACGGCGACGCGGTCAAGTCGTGTCTCAGCTACGCGGTGCAGGCCGACGGCGCAGAACTCGAAACCGTCGAGGGGTTGGCCGACGACGGTTCGCTCCACCCCATCCAGCAGTCGTTCCACGAGGAGCACGCCCTCCAGTGTGGCTTCTGCACCAGCGGGTTCGTGATGGCGACCAAGGAACTCCTCAACGAGAACCCCGACCCCGACGACGAGGAGATTCGCGAGGGGCTCGCCGACAACATCTGCCGGTGTACCGGCTACCAGAACATCTACGAGGCGGTGAACCGCGCCGCCGACCGAATGGAGGACGAGTAG
- a CDS encoding CaiB/BaiF CoA transferase family protein, protein MSMGDRILDGVTVVDLTTFVTGGFCSLMLANQGADVIKVERPGAGDDNRHSGPPFIDGESPYFWTVNYGKKSVELNLKSEAGKEALYDLAGEADVFLQNYRPGTAEKLGVDYDRIAEENPEIIYCAISAFGQTGPWSKRPGYDLLVQGMSGIMSVTGEADGRPVKVGLPQTDLITAMWAAFGVVNGLYKRERTGEGEYIDLGMLDATLPWLTKQAGKVFAGESPSRMGTKDPVLAPYQTYETENGHINVACLNQKLWGAFCAAIDRPDLPEDDRFETNADRVEHMDELEAEIESTLADRTTDEWMEILVEEAGIPAGPVQSVEEALYNEQTEARGVVTEISDGDREIPVVEHPLNYAHADSGFAAPPPKLGEHNREVFRELGYGEDELDDMEAAGAFGER, encoded by the coding sequence ATGTCAATGGGAGATCGGATACTAGACGGTGTGACGGTCGTGGACCTCACGACCTTCGTGACCGGCGGATTCTGCTCGCTCATGCTCGCCAACCAGGGCGCGGACGTGATCAAGGTGGAGCGTCCGGGTGCGGGCGACGACAATCGCCACTCCGGCCCGCCGTTCATCGACGGCGAATCGCCGTACTTCTGGACGGTCAACTACGGCAAGAAGAGCGTCGAACTGAACCTCAAGTCGGAGGCCGGCAAGGAGGCGCTGTACGACCTCGCGGGCGAGGCCGACGTCTTCCTCCAGAACTACCGACCGGGCACCGCCGAGAAGTTGGGCGTCGACTACGACCGCATCGCCGAGGAGAACCCCGAGATAATCTACTGCGCCATCTCGGCCTTCGGCCAGACGGGTCCCTGGAGCAAGCGCCCCGGCTACGACTTGTTGGTCCAGGGTATGAGCGGCATCATGAGCGTCACCGGCGAAGCCGACGGTCGCCCGGTGAAGGTCGGCCTGCCCCAGACCGACCTCATCACCGCGATGTGGGCGGCGTTCGGCGTGGTCAACGGCCTCTACAAGCGCGAGCGGACCGGCGAGGGCGAGTACATCGACCTCGGGATGCTCGACGCGACCCTGCCGTGGCTGACCAAGCAGGCCGGCAAGGTGTTCGCCGGCGAGTCGCCCTCCCGGATGGGGACGAAAGACCCCGTGCTCGCGCCCTACCAGACCTACGAGACCGAAAACGGCCACATCAACGTCGCCTGCCTGAACCAGAAGCTCTGGGGCGCGTTCTGCGCCGCCATCGACCGCCCGGACCTCCCCGAGGACGACCGGTTCGAAACCAACGCCGACCGGGTCGAGCACATGGACGAACTCGAAGCCGAAATCGAGTCGACGCTGGCCGACCGCACGACCGACGAGTGGATGGAGATTCTGGTCGAGGAGGCGGGCATCCCCGCGGGTCCCGTCCAGAGCGTCGAGGAGGCGCTGTACAACGAACAGACCGAGGCGCGCGGCGTGGTGACCGAGATTTCCGACGGCGACCGCGAGATTCCGGTCGTCGAACACCCACTCAACTACGCGCACGCCGACAGCGGGTTCGCCGCCCCGCCGCCGAAACTCGGCGAGCACAACCGCGAGGTCTTCCGCGAACTCGGCTACGGCGAGGACGAACTCGACGACATGGAGGCCGCCGGCGCCTTCGGAGAGCGGTGA
- a CDS encoding xanthine dehydrogenase family protein molybdopterin-binding subunit has product MSGTQSPPEADVEERAGEAEFTGRGLERVEDHRILTGRAEYVHDVAPENCLHMALVRSMHAHADIVDIDVSAALEVPGCEAVLTAEDIKERYNPMPCGLNGFEEWSLADGKVRYVGEPVAAVVATDRYVAEDAVDAVVVDYETRDCVVDPRGALEDDVVVHEEFGSNVADREELVFGDVEGAFEDADRVVESSYSWGRISGVPLETAGVVAQYDDDADSFDIDCNIQLHTLVDDTVYETLGYGPDDVHLNVPADVGGSFGTKIAIHRYCCLAAMASQQLERPVKFVEDRIENLQGGDMHSSEREYEVKLAVDDDGTIRGLDVWFVDDFGAWPRYPVNQVLKPLSVVSNAYDIQDVRYEYELVLTNKTSQTAYRGFGVPSHIYALEMIVEEAARELGMDPDELRRRNLIAPDQMPYELPTKNIYDSGDFPEAFEEIQRIVDEHERCEGGLLDPEVVAAKREEGKYRGVRPTVHIEPGVSGSDWTDRQRSDRAELDDRDRDDVAELPEHLRAEVLADGTVKAYIATDTSGQGHQTLVSQLLADELGVLPSDIEVGYLDSVEAPTEYGTAASRMAVMLSGATAGLGRTLVENLEALAAREWDCGVAEVAYRDGRVERVDTGESLSLADLANRDADGEFVRASYDYEHPASQLEEFDEALSRKFPVYPTAAFAANAPIVEVDAKTGEVDILKFYSLRDCGTQLNPTIVEGQAHGGIAQGVGAALQEEFGYDDAGQPQAITLFDYKLPSIENVPEIKLEHTETPSPFTETGAKGTGEGGMIDGPAAIAASINAALEPLDVTVDQIPFTPNRVRERIRNSSVER; this is encoded by the coding sequence ATGTCGGGCACGCAGTCGCCGCCCGAGGCCGACGTCGAGGAGCGCGCCGGCGAAGCCGAGTTCACCGGCCGTGGACTCGAACGGGTCGAGGACCACCGCATCCTGACCGGGCGAGCGGAGTACGTCCACGACGTCGCCCCGGAGAACTGCCTCCACATGGCGCTCGTCCGGAGCATGCACGCCCACGCCGACATCGTCGACATCGACGTCTCCGCCGCGCTGGAAGTTCCGGGCTGTGAGGCGGTGCTGACCGCCGAGGACATAAAGGAGCGGTACAACCCGATGCCCTGCGGCCTCAACGGCTTCGAGGAGTGGTCGCTGGCCGACGGGAAGGTCCGGTACGTCGGCGAACCGGTCGCGGCCGTGGTCGCGACCGACCGGTACGTCGCGGAGGACGCGGTTGACGCCGTCGTCGTCGACTACGAAACGCGCGACTGCGTCGTCGACCCCCGGGGGGCGCTGGAGGACGACGTCGTCGTCCACGAGGAGTTCGGTTCGAACGTCGCCGACCGCGAGGAACTCGTCTTCGGCGACGTCGAGGGCGCGTTCGAGGACGCCGACCGCGTCGTCGAGTCCTCGTACTCGTGGGGCCGCATCTCGGGCGTCCCGCTCGAAACCGCGGGCGTCGTCGCGCAGTACGACGACGACGCCGACTCCTTCGACATTGACTGCAACATCCAATTGCACACGCTGGTCGACGACACCGTCTACGAGACGCTGGGCTACGGACCCGACGACGTCCACCTCAACGTGCCCGCCGACGTCGGCGGGAGTTTCGGCACCAAGATCGCCATCCACCGCTACTGCTGTCTCGCCGCGATGGCGAGCCAACAACTCGAACGACCGGTGAAGTTCGTCGAGGACCGCATCGAGAACCTCCAGGGCGGGGACATGCACTCCTCCGAGCGCGAGTACGAGGTGAAACTCGCGGTCGACGACGACGGGACGATCCGCGGCCTCGACGTCTGGTTCGTCGACGACTTCGGGGCGTGGCCGCGCTACCCCGTCAACCAGGTGCTCAAACCGCTGTCGGTGGTTTCGAACGCCTACGACATCCAGGACGTCCGCTACGAGTACGAGCTGGTGTTGACGAACAAGACCAGCCAGACCGCCTACCGCGGGTTCGGCGTCCCTTCCCACATCTACGCGCTGGAGATGATCGTCGAGGAGGCCGCCCGCGAACTCGGGATGGACCCCGACGAACTCCGGCGGCGCAACCTCATCGCGCCCGACCAGATGCCCTACGAACTCCCGACGAAGAACATCTACGACTCCGGCGACTTCCCCGAGGCGTTCGAGGAGATCCAGCGAATCGTCGACGAGCACGAGCGGTGCGAGGGCGGCCTGCTCGACCCCGAGGTCGTCGCGGCCAAGCGCGAGGAGGGCAAGTACCGCGGCGTCCGACCCACGGTCCACATCGAACCGGGCGTCAGCGGGTCGGACTGGACCGACCGCCAGCGCTCCGACCGGGCGGAACTCGACGACCGCGACCGCGACGACGTGGCCGAACTCCCCGAACACCTCCGGGCGGAGGTCCTGGCCGACGGGACGGTCAAGGCCTACATCGCGACCGACACCTCCGGGCAGGGCCACCAGACGCTCGTGAGCCAGTTGCTCGCCGACGAACTCGGCGTCCTGCCGAGCGACATCGAGGTCGGCTACCTCGACAGCGTCGAGGCCCCGACCGAGTACGGCACCGCCGCCTCCCGGATGGCGGTGATGCTCTCGGGCGCGACAGCGGGCCTCGGCCGCACGCTGGTCGAGAACCTCGAGGCGCTGGCCGCCCGCGAGTGGGACTGCGGCGTCGCGGAGGTGGCCTACCGCGATGGGCGAGTCGAACGCGTCGACACCGGCGAGTCGCTCTCGCTCGCCGACCTCGCCAACCGCGACGCCGACGGCGAGTTCGTCCGCGCGAGCTACGACTACGAGCACCCCGCCTCCCAGTTGGAGGAGTTCGACGAGGCGCTCTCGCGGAAGTTCCCGGTGTACCCGACCGCGGCGTTCGCCGCCAACGCGCCTATCGTGGAGGTCGACGCGAAGACCGGCGAGGTCGACATCCTGAAGTTCTACTCGCTGCGCGACTGCGGCACCCAACTCAACCCGACCATCGTCGAGGGCCAGGCCCACGGCGGCATCGCGCAGGGCGTCGGTGCGGCGCTCCAGGAGGAGTTCGGCTACGACGACGCGGGCCAGCCCCAGGCCATCACGCTGTTCGACTACAAACTCCCCTCCATCGAGAACGTCCCCGAAATCAAACTCGAACACACCGAGACGCCCTCGCCGTTCACCGAGACGGGCGCGAAGGGCACCGGCGAGGGTGGGATGATAGACGGTCCGGCGGCAATCGCGGCGTCGATCAACGCTGCGCTCGAACCGCTCGACGTCACCGTCGACCAGATTCCGTTCACGCCGAACCGGGTGCGCGAGCGCATCCGGAACTCGTCGGTCGAACGGTAG